One Armatimonadota bacterium genomic window carries:
- a CDS encoding redoxin family protein, which translates to MNIMPLAPLLFLCACKPNIIATIAPELLTQTPQQDPKEARKLAFEKKRKAIMGQPYPALKFTKGHGTFDEDSYVGKVVLFDFFAHWCGPCIASFPEMEKMYADLQPKGLRVVGITKYYGYYGKENREKRDMPQDTEFDRMGDFIKEHKIPWPVMYGGADNFEAYGCDAIPFVVVIDKQGNIRNIKIGYDPQHFDEFRKQIEGLLAEK; encoded by the coding sequence ATGAACATCATGCCCCTTGCACCGCTTCTGTTTTTGTGTGCCTGCAAACCAAACATCATCGCGACGATCGCCCCGGAACTCCTCACTCAAACCCCGCAACAGGATCCCAAAGAGGCGCGAAAACTCGCATTCGAAAAGAAGCGAAAGGCCATTATGGGCCAACCCTACCCCGCCCTCAAATTCACCAAGGGTCACGGTACCTTCGACGAAGACAGCTATGTCGGAAAAGTAGTCTTGTTCGACTTCTTCGCCCACTGGTGCGGTCCCTGCATCGCCTCGTTCCCTGAGATGGAGAAGATGTACGCCGACCTCCAGCCGAAGGGACTCCGAGTCGTGGGCATCACCAAATATTACGGCTACTATGGCAAGGAAAACCGCGAGAAGCGAGACATGCCCCAGGACACGGAATTTGACCGCATGGGCGACTTCATCAAGGAACACAAGATTCCGTGGCCGGTGATGTACGGTGGGGCGGATAACTTCGAAGCCTACGGTTGCGACGCTATTCCCTTCGTGGTCGTCATTGACAAACAAGGCAATATTCGCAACATCAAGATCGGCTACGATCCCCAACACTTCGATGAGTTCCGCAAGCAAATCGAGGGGCTTTTAGCGGAGAAATAA
- a CDS encoding MarR family transcriptional regulator, whose amino-acid sequence MSSIENLIGLACQVNDLVAQATRPAIASQGLTSASFDLLSAIWAADGRETQAEIGKRLGLSRATISEAVTSLANSGYVVRRPSELDSRAVNLELTPEGHKKVKAVLTEMRRIQTEIEGKISAKEAEAASKTLRKVLNSLKVEVF is encoded by the coding sequence ATGTCCTCCATCGAGAATCTCATTGGCCTGGCCTGCCAGGTGAACGACCTTGTTGCGCAAGCGACTCGACCGGCGATTGCCTCACAGGGCCTGACCTCGGCGTCGTTTGACCTCCTCTCCGCTATATGGGCCGCCGATGGTCGCGAGACCCAAGCCGAGATCGGGAAGCGCCTCGGGCTCTCCCGCGCCACCATCAGCGAAGCCGTGACCAGCCTCGCTAATTCAGGCTACGTCGTCCGCCGACCTTCTGAACTCGATTCCCGCGCCGTCAACCTCGAATTGACCCCCGAGGGCCACAAAAAAGTGAAGGCTGTCCTCACCGAAATGCGCCGCATTCAGACCGAGATCGAAGGGAAAATCAGCGCCAAAGAAGCGGAAGCGGCCTCGAAAACGCTTCGCAAAGTACTTAATTCTCTTAAAGTAGAAGTTTTTTGA
- a CDS encoding four helix bundle protein translates to MLRRSSFRDLLVWQKGKAIYVALYNATDNLPETEKYGVVAQVQRAAISVPSNIAEGHGRNSNADFARFLYIALGSIRELETLVEISDEIGYQIGAPTMLNELDQDAKMISSLIHKLEG, encoded by the coding sequence ATGTTGAGGAGATCGAGCTTCCGGGACTTGCTCGTTTGGCAGAAAGGTAAAGCCATCTACGTAGCGCTTTACAACGCAACTGACAACCTTCCCGAGACAGAAAAGTACGGGGTCGTCGCTCAAGTTCAGCGCGCGGCCATATCTGTTCCTTCTAACATTGCCGAAGGTCACGGCCGAAACTCCAATGCTGATTTCGCTCGATTTCTATACATTGCCCTCGGATCTATTCGCGAACTAGAGACACTTGTCGAGATATCGGACGAGATTGGGTATCAAATTGGCGCCCCAACCATGTTGAACGAGCTAGACCAGGACGCGAAGATGATTTCAAGCCTCATCCATAAGCTTGAAGGCTAA